A window from Solanum stenotomum isolate F172 chromosome 7, ASM1918654v1, whole genome shotgun sequence encodes these proteins:
- the LOC125870523 gene encoding uncharacterized protein LOC125870523: MFKGGLFGFTELLFDVVLEKIRSVICKTQNGLFLYLLDRSSVFWELNQLLFNLEMETLVVVSQHKNHYYDRTRGQAPIRFGSFGSPPSVGFKEINCGNFESGVGILPTPLKACSTPVTKKGYSSSFCSKTPSPPSSIQGKSHSELQKKSKKSAHSSAVSIPIDIKLGGDSRKEGSLNDEFAYSELWAGPAYSNSPPPSSLPIPKFSVKPKRTVSLDLPTTSPFGIDLLPFAKSAPASPTRERSPSPGVLSDCTDSATQTLRRILNLEIMD, encoded by the coding sequence ATGTTCAAGGGAGGATTGTTTGGATTTACTGAACTGTTGTTTGATGTGGTTTTGGAGAAGATAAGATCTGTGATTTGTAAAACCCAAAACGGACTCTTTTTGTACTTGCTTGATAGATCTTCAGTTTTTTGGGAGTTGAATCAGTTATTGTTTAATTTAGAAATGGAGACACTTGTTGTTGTTTCTCAACATAAGAATCACTACTATGATAGAACTAGGGGTCAAGCTCCTATTCGATTTGGATCCTTTGGGTCACCTCCTTCTGTAGGGTTCAAAGAGATAAATTGCGGGAATTTTGAATCTGGTGTCGGTATACTTCCTACCCCGTTAAAGGCCTGCTCCACACCAGTCACTAAAAAGGGTTATTCATCCTCGTTTTGTTCCAAAACACCATCACCCCCATCATCAATCCAGGGTAAATCTCACTCTGAACTTCAAAAGAAGTCGAAAAAATCAGCCCACAGTAGTGCAGTTTCAATACCTATTGACATCAAACTGGGTGGTGATTCGAGAAAGGAGGGGTCTTTGAATGATGAATTTGCTTATTCTGAACTTTGGGCTGGTCCAGCTTACTCAAACTCACCTCCACCTAGTTCTTTGCCAATCCCCAAATTTTCTGTTAAGCCTAAAAGGACGGTTTCCCTTGACCTGCCTACTACTTCACCCTTCGGCATTGATTTGCTTCCCTTTGCTAAATCTGCACCTGCATCCCCGACCCGGGAGCGCAGCCCATCTCCAGGAGTTCTATCTGACTGTACTGACTCTGCGACACAGACTCTCCGTCGCATTCTCAATCTTGAAATTATGGACTGA